In Phormidium yuhuli AB48, one genomic interval encodes:
- a CDS encoding histone deacetylase family protein gives MFPILYAEAFLDHRTGAYHPERPDRLRAIVQRLNAQPWAEQLHWQLPSDRPELLNLIMQVHPRDYVESIKRIASRGGGRIDMDTSISASSYDVALLAVSAWLDAVDLVVHQGQPSFVLARPPGHHAERDRGMGFCIFSNAAIAAHYALKQFTIDRVAVLDWDVHHGNGTQAILETHPQFAYCSLHESPNYPGTGSNSETGYYQNVLNLPLPPNTTSETYRQVFQEQVIPFLSNFRPDLLIISAGYDGTKADSISQMLLQPEDYQQLSQWCLEITPHLMFGLEGGYDLDSLSQSVVKTLEPFMVVNP, from the coding sequence ATGTTTCCCATTCTCTATGCCGAGGCTTTCCTGGATCATCGCACGGGAGCCTATCATCCTGAACGTCCAGATCGCCTGCGGGCTATTGTCCAACGCTTGAACGCTCAACCCTGGGCGGAACAACTCCATTGGCAACTGCCGAGCGATCGCCCGGAACTCCTCAATCTGATCATGCAAGTTCATCCCCGTGACTATGTTGAATCCATCAAACGAATTGCCAGTCGCGGCGGTGGACGCATCGATATGGATACGTCCATCTCAGCAAGTTCCTATGATGTGGCACTCTTAGCGGTGAGTGCTTGGCTAGATGCTGTTGATTTGGTTGTTCATCAAGGACAACCGAGTTTTGTCCTCGCTCGTCCCCCGGGCCATCATGCCGAACGCGATCGGGGGATGGGATTTTGTATTTTCTCCAACGCGGCGATCGCCGCCCATTACGCCCTCAAGCAATTTACCATTGACCGCGTGGCTGTTTTAGATTGGGATGTCCATCATGGCAATGGAACTCAAGCTATTTTGGAAACCCATCCCCAATTTGCCTATTGTTCACTTCATGAATCTCCCAACTATCCCGGAACTGGCTCCAATTCTGAAACCGGCTATTATCAGAATGTCTTAAATCTTCCCCTTCCTCCCAATACCACATCCGAAACCTACCGCCAGGTTTTTCAGGAGCAGGTCATTCCCTTTCTCAGCAACTTTCGCCCCGACTTATTAATCATTAGTGCCGGTTATGATGGAACCAAAGCCGACAGCATCTCCCAAATGTTGTTGCAACCTGAGGATTACCAACAACTAAGCCAATGGTGTTTAGAGATTACACCTCATCTCATGTTTGGCTTAGAAGGGGGCTATGACTTAGATAGCCTCAGTCAGTCGGTGGTGAAAACCCTTGAACCCTTCATGGTGGTCAACCCTTGA
- a CDS encoding AEC family transporter yields MTAILSAILPVLTIVLIGFWAGKTFTLDRMSLSRITLYIFTPALVADSLYRSPITLANAKGLFLAFSLTYALMGAIAWGLSCLLHFPAPIRKSAIATSAFPNTGNMGLSVSLFAFGEEGLNRAAIVLIISSLLVFSTGPAILKGGKFSNALKFTLKLPLIWAMLMGFALRLLPFELPFQLDRVLEVLAEGTIPLALVVLGIEISQSSLRLTRYDLFASTLRLLGGGTVAYGMGRMVGLEGLDLQVLVLQCSMPAAVSSFLMVKEFGGDTVRTARVVAISSVLAFGTLPLVLGLLSLS; encoded by the coding sequence ATGACTGCCATCCTCTCCGCCATTCTTCCCGTTCTCACCATTGTCCTGATTGGCTTCTGGGCCGGGAAAACCTTTACCCTGGACCGGATGAGCCTCTCTCGGATTACCCTCTATATCTTCACCCCCGCTCTGGTGGCGGACTCGCTCTATCGCAGTCCCATCACCCTAGCCAATGCCAAGGGGTTATTTTTGGCATTTTCCCTGACGTACGCGCTTATGGGGGCTATTGCTTGGGGGCTGAGTTGTCTGTTGCACTTCCCTGCCCCGATTCGTAAAAGTGCGATCGCCACCAGTGCCTTTCCCAACACGGGCAATATGGGGTTATCGGTCAGTCTGTTCGCCTTTGGGGAAGAGGGACTGAACCGAGCGGCGATCGTACTCATCATCTCCAGCCTCTTGGTCTTTTCCACGGGCCCCGCTATCCTCAAAGGAGGAAAATTCAGCAATGCCCTCAAGTTCACCCTAAAGCTGCCCTTAATCTGGGCCATGCTCATGGGATTTGCCCTGCGACTGCTCCCCTTTGAACTGCCCTTTCAACTCGATCGCGTTCTTGAAGTTCTGGCTGAGGGAACCATTCCCCTGGCCTTGGTGGTGTTGGGGATTGAGATTTCCCAGAGTTCCCTACGCCTAACCCGCTACGACCTCTTTGCCAGTACCTTAAGACTACTTGGGGGGGGAACTGTCGCCTACGGGATGGGGCGGATGGTGGGTTTGGAGGGTTTGGACTTACAGGTGTTGGTATTACAATGTTCGATGCCTGCTGCGGTGAGTTCTTTCTTGATGGTGAAAGAGTTTGGCGGAGATACGGTCCGCACGGCGAGGGTTGTAGCGATTTCGTCGGTGTTGGCCTTTGGGACCTTGCCCCTGGTGTTGGGGTTATTGTCGTTATCTTAA
- a CDS encoding Card1-like endonuclease domain-containing protein, whose product MKSDFWTYSAIAVLSFSCTLFGYLALSDNPQVGATLGFIVGSFSGVLLSKFLVISEKNYEALNQTINTIKTSHISVNLNRLYQTIETLTKAKHPQVSTRQNKSIEVSWNGYCSEHDATQIKQWLASKDSKLIKSHTKKKVDKTLDTIALLIGDNYPLVSDLMQGIRNSLSSETTHFNLDLSGATTDKINVITNVCSQLQNLGLIEYYYHKDKQSSKKSAYISPFQSNGNQFLTGQWLERYVYQIVTNFLEAKEVAYEALMNATIIKSNQQKIEIDILVIIQNSPLWIECKVSNHQRFISKYSAFAKQFKLHPEQMYLIVLDLSNQQAEDLTSLHNINVFTSDKITDALQSTLTFIQNQA is encoded by the coding sequence ATGAAATCTGATTTTTGGACCTATAGTGCGATCGCAGTCCTAAGTTTTAGTTGTACTCTTTTCGGATATTTAGCACTGTCAGACAATCCACAAGTTGGAGCAACCTTAGGTTTTATAGTTGGCAGTTTCTCTGGAGTTTTACTGTCCAAGTTTCTGGTGATTTCCGAAAAAAACTATGAAGCTCTCAACCAAACCATAAACACTATCAAAACCAGTCATATCTCAGTCAATCTGAATCGGTTATATCAGACTATCGAAACCTTGACAAAAGCTAAACATCCTCAAGTATCTACAAGGCAAAATAAGTCTATAGAGGTATCATGGAATGGGTACTGCTCTGAGCATGATGCTACTCAAATCAAACAATGGCTTGCATCTAAAGACTCCAAACTCATTAAATCCCATACCAAAAAGAAAGTCGATAAAACTTTAGATACAATTGCCCTGCTAATTGGTGATAATTATCCACTTGTCTCTGACTTAATGCAAGGAATTCGGAATAGCTTATCTTCCGAAACGACTCACTTCAATCTTGATTTAAGTGGAGCAACAACAGATAAAATCAATGTTATAACAAATGTTTGTAGCCAACTTCAAAACCTTGGTCTTATTGAATATTATTATCATAAAGATAAACAAAGCTCGAAAAAATCTGCTTATATTTCACCTTTTCAGAGTAATGGGAATCAGTTTTTAACTGGACAGTGGTTAGAGCGATACGTTTACCAAATAGTAACCAATTTTTTGGAGGCTAAAGAAGTTGCCTATGAAGCCCTCATGAATGCCACTATAATAAAATCAAACCAACAAAAAATTGAGATCGATATTTTAGTAATTATCCAAAATAGTCCTCTTTGGATTGAGTGTAAAGTTTCCAATCATCAAAGATTTATTTCCAAATACTCGGCATTCGCTAAGCAATTCAAATTACATCCAGAACAAATGTATTTAATTGTCCTTGATTTGTCAAATCAACAGGCAGAAGATTTAACAAGTCTTCATAATATTAACGTTTTTACATCAGACAAAATTACCGATGCTTTGCAATCTACGCTAACTTTTATTCAGAATCAAGCATAA
- a CDS encoding Uma2 family endonuclease produces MAIATAPTSTQQTCTPEDYLRWEVQQQTRNEYRDGEIVPMSGGTPAHNEIVSFLNALLRLGLRGQPYSIFISDQRLWIPQRNTYTYPDVMVTAKPYQLHPGRNDTVINPIMLAEVLSPSTQNYDRGEKFAAYRSLDSVQDYLLIRQDRPHIEHYAKQAPHQWLLTDYEGLDATLSLESLSLTLSLNELYEAVEFPTPTEATPPAPEDHPDPDPSESPETPQTS; encoded by the coding sequence ATGGCGATCGCCACTGCCCCCACCTCAACGCAACAAACCTGTACCCCTGAGGACTATCTTCGCTGGGAAGTGCAACAGCAAACTCGCAATGAATACCGTGATGGAGAGATTGTACCCATGAGTGGTGGAACCCCGGCTCATAATGAAATTGTCAGTTTCCTCAATGCCCTATTGCGTCTCGGTTTACGCGGTCAACCCTATAGTATTTTTATTAGCGACCAACGCCTCTGGATTCCCCAACGGAACACCTACACCTATCCTGATGTGATGGTGACAGCGAAACCCTACCAATTGCACCCGGGACGCAACGATACGGTCATTAACCCCATCATGTTGGCTGAGGTTCTCTCTCCCTCGACTCAGAACTATGATCGGGGTGAAAAGTTTGCCGCCTATCGTAGCCTCGACTCCGTTCAGGACTATCTCCTGATTCGCCAAGACCGCCCCCATATTGAACATTACGCCAAGCAAGCTCCCCACCAGTGGTTACTGACAGATTATGAAGGCTTGGACGCCACTCTATCTCTGGAGTCTCTGTCTCTGACCCTCAGTTTGAACGAGTTGTATGAGGCGGTGGAGTTTCCGACTCCCACTGAGGCGACCCCCCCGGCCCCAGAAGACCATCCTGACCCTGACCCGAGTGAGTCCCCCGAGACTCCCCAAACTTCTTGA
- a CDS encoding Uma2 family endonuclease: protein MVSQEFHPLPPRDVLPTMYDLPSEDPEEPGLPDEFHLRQPELLRLTFRPPTYGEDELFTASDLNLYYDVRHPQWYKRPDWFAVLGVPKLYEERDLRLSYVTWQEGVYPFVAVELLSPGTEAEDLGRSLRDASRPPNKWTVYEQILRIPYYFVFNRYTDEFQAFGLITNSYQPLPMEGLGVWLEEVQLGLGLWEGTYQGISRRWLRWYREGGHWILTPEELERERAERERERADLAEQEVQRLRDRLEQLGINPDELPG from the coding sequence ATGGTATCTCAAGAATTTCATCCGTTACCTCCTCGTGATGTCTTACCGACCATGTATGACTTGCCCAGTGAGGACCCGGAGGAGCCTGGTTTGCCTGACGAGTTTCATCTGCGTCAACCGGAGTTGTTGCGCTTAACCTTTCGCCCCCCCACCTATGGGGAGGATGAGCTGTTTACAGCTAGTGACCTTAATCTCTACTACGATGTTCGCCATCCCCAATGGTATAAACGCCCGGATTGGTTCGCGGTGTTGGGGGTCCCTAAACTCTATGAGGAACGGGACTTACGCTTGAGTTATGTTACTTGGCAGGAAGGGGTTTATCCCTTTGTGGCGGTTGAGTTGTTGTCTCCGGGGACGGAGGCGGAAGATTTGGGCCGCAGTTTACGAGATGCCAGTCGCCCACCGAATAAATGGACGGTGTATGAGCAGATTTTGCGGATTCCCTATTATTTTGTCTTCAATCGCTATACCGATGAGTTTCAAGCCTTCGGGTTAATCACCAATAGCTACCAACCTCTGCCAATGGAAGGTTTAGGGGTTTGGCTGGAGGAGGTTCAGTTAGGCTTGGGACTCTGGGAGGGAACGTATCAGGGGATTAGTCGCCGCTGGCTGCGGTGGTATCGCGAGGGTGGACATTGGATTCTCACGCCGGAGGAGTTGGAACGAGAACGGGCTGAACGGGAACGAGAACGGGCTGATTTAGCAGAACAGGAAGTTCAACGCTTGCGCGATCGCCTAGAACAGTTAGGGATTAACCCTGATGAGTTACCAGGATAA
- the trpB gene encoding tryptophan synthase subunit beta, whose product MTVSPVSPSSATPATVPDALGRFGQFGGKYVPETLMPALAELETAFARYKDDPEFQAELNGLLKDYVGRPSPLYFAERLTEHYARPDGSGAKIYLKREDLNHTGAHKINNAIAQALLAKRMGKQRIIAETGAGQHGVATATACARFGLECIVYMGVEDMKRQALNVVRMRLLGAKVEPVSAGTGTLKDATSEAIRDWVTNVETTHYILGSVAGPHPYPMMVRDFHAIIGQETRRQCQDLWGGLPDVLLACVGGGSNAMGLFYEFVNDASVRMIGVEAAGEGVTSSKHAATLTQGKVGVLHGAMSYLLQDDDGQVTEAHSISAGLDYPGVGPEHSYLKDTGRAEYYSVTDDEAMQAFQLVSCLEGIIPALETAHAFAYLETLCPQLADGATVVINCSGRGDKDVQTAARYLQLGDV is encoded by the coding sequence ATGACCGTATCCCCCGTTTCCCCCTCCTCTGCCACCCCAGCGACCGTTCCCGATGCCCTCGGACGCTTTGGACAGTTCGGCGGTAAGTATGTCCCCGAAACCCTGATGCCGGCCTTGGCGGAACTGGAAACAGCCTTTGCACGCTACAAGGATGACCCCGAGTTCCAGGCCGAACTTAACGGCTTACTCAAAGATTACGTCGGACGGCCCTCCCCTCTCTACTTCGCCGAACGACTCACCGAACATTATGCCCGTCCTGATGGCAGCGGGGCTAAGATTTACCTGAAACGGGAAGACCTCAACCATACTGGCGCTCATAAAATTAATAATGCGATCGCCCAAGCCCTCCTAGCCAAACGCATGGGCAAACAGCGCATCATTGCCGAAACCGGCGCCGGACAACATGGCGTCGCCACCGCCACCGCCTGCGCTCGCTTTGGCTTGGAGTGCATCGTCTATATGGGTGTCGAAGACATGAAACGGCAAGCCCTAAACGTGGTGCGGATGCGCCTGTTGGGGGCGAAAGTCGAACCCGTCAGTGCCGGAACGGGAACCCTCAAAGATGCCACCTCCGAGGCCATCCGGGACTGGGTGACTAACGTGGAAACCACCCACTACATCCTCGGTTCCGTTGCCGGTCCCCATCCCTATCCCATGATGGTGCGGGATTTCCACGCCATCATCGGCCAAGAAACCCGCCGCCAATGTCAGGACCTCTGGGGGGGCCTACCCGATGTGTTACTAGCCTGTGTCGGCGGGGGTTCCAACGCCATGGGACTGTTTTATGAGTTTGTCAATGATGCCTCAGTCCGCATGATTGGCGTTGAAGCAGCCGGGGAAGGGGTCACCTCCAGCAAACACGCCGCCACACTCACCCAGGGCAAAGTGGGCGTGTTACATGGGGCCATGAGTTATCTCTTGCAGGATGACGATGGCCAAGTCACCGAGGCTCACTCCATTAGTGCTGGCCTGGACTATCCCGGAGTTGGTCCTGAACATAGCTATTTGAAGGATACCGGCCGGGCGGAGTATTACAGCGTCACCGATGATGAGGCCATGCAAGCCTTTCAGTTGGTGTCCTGTTTAGAGGGCATCATTCCCGCCCTGGAGACAGCTCATGCCTTCGCCTATTTAGAAACCCTCTGTCCCCAACTGGCTGATGGGGCGACGGTGGTGATTAATTGCTCTGGACGAGGGGATAAAGATGTTCAGACGGCGGCCCGTTATCTCCAGTTAGGGGATGTGTAA
- the sigC gene encoding RNA polymerase sigma factor SigC, with protein sequence MGASDPITVQTDAQISDDSSLEESELEATSGMEVEYAEADESIRGHRTTTDLVRLYLQEIGKVNLLGRDEEVSVAQKVQRYVSLLEIRETAAEAGDTTMQQYVHLMNTRDRLSSQLGHRPSLERWASEAQIPVSDLKPTLSQGKRYWAKLANISVEELETIQTEGVYAKAHMIKANLRLVVSVAKKYQKRGLELLDLIQEGTIGLERAVEKFDPTRGYRFSTYAYWWIRQGITRAIATQSRTIRLPVHITEKLNKIKKAQRQFSQDNGRTPTINDIANELDMTPEQIREVMLRVPRSISLDAKVGKEKDTELGDLLETDDASPEELLVRESLQRELQQLLADLSSRERDVIRLRYGLGGESPYSLAEIGRALDLSRERVRQIEAKALQKLRQPKRRNRVRDFLEALG encoded by the coding sequence ATGGGAGCCAGTGACCCCATCACCGTCCAGACGGATGCTCAAATCTCGGATGATTCGAGTCTCGAAGAGAGTGAGTTAGAGGCAACCTCTGGGATGGAAGTGGAGTACGCTGAAGCCGATGAGTCGATTCGCGGACACCGAACCACCACTGATTTAGTGCGGTTGTACCTGCAAGAGATCGGCAAAGTGAACTTGTTGGGACGAGATGAAGAAGTCTCTGTGGCCCAAAAAGTCCAACGCTACGTCAGCTTGCTGGAGATTCGAGAAACTGCGGCTGAAGCTGGTGATACCACCATGCAGCAGTATGTCCATCTCATGAATACCCGCGATCGCCTCAGTTCCCAACTGGGCCATCGTCCCTCCCTAGAACGCTGGGCCAGCGAGGCACAAATTCCCGTCTCCGACCTCAAACCTACCCTCAGTCAAGGGAAACGCTATTGGGCTAAACTGGCCAACATCTCCGTCGAGGAACTCGAAACCATCCAAACCGAGGGAGTTTATGCCAAGGCCCACATGATCAAGGCCAATCTGAGGTTAGTGGTCTCCGTCGCGAAGAAATATCAAAAACGGGGACTAGAACTCTTAGATCTGATTCAAGAAGGAACCATCGGCTTAGAGCGAGCCGTTGAAAAATTCGACCCCACCCGAGGTTATCGATTTAGCACCTACGCCTACTGGTGGATTCGCCAAGGAATTACCCGAGCCATCGCGACCCAAAGTCGAACCATCCGCCTCCCGGTTCACATCACCGAAAAGCTCAACAAAATCAAAAAAGCTCAACGTCAGTTCTCCCAAGACAACGGCCGCACCCCTACCATCAATGACATCGCCAACGAACTGGACATGACCCCCGAGCAAATCCGGGAAGTCATGTTACGGGTTCCCCGCTCCATCTCCCTCGATGCCAAAGTGGGTAAAGAAAAAGACACCGAACTCGGTGATCTCCTAGAAACGGATGATGCTTCCCCCGAAGAGTTGTTAGTGCGTGAATCCCTACAGCGGGAACTCCAGCAACTCCTCGCCGACCTTAGCAGTCGGGAACGGGACGTCATCCGTTTACGCTATGGACTAGGGGGAGAAAGTCCTTATTCGTTAGCAGAAATCGGTCGGGCCCTGGATCTCTCCCGCGAGCGAGTGCGTCAGATCGAAGCCAAGGCCCTACAAAAGTTGCGTCAGCCGAAGCGACGCAACCGAGTTCGTGATTTCTTGGAAGCGTTGGGTTAA
- a CDS encoding J domain-containing protein: MARGKKHPKGTHQVSETTLASKSPDARLQFLQERHKKVLTLIKRKRTELSNLKEQIQEIARSMFSHGQPIYEQAEKLDREIHELFQEILTKRKLGKKSKSEIREVYEILQFSGRISPQFDEDDEEFARQEEAEAERSHPGGGDGPFFDDDEDETSQWDSHSPFEGVQTPRPSRDMRKLFLKLADRFHPDKIADPQKHQHYTEIMKEVNIAYKSGDFARLLEIEKRSDEELEIETSENDRDRQCKQLEQEIRILEQQYEQLKDQVRQARNTPQGMMVKEYRKAQREGTDLVEESLEEFEAELESLEDLRNFVRRFRDKKMTIKEFLQGPSYSEQDIIDELAKHGVYIHFD, encoded by the coding sequence ATGGCTAGAGGAAAGAAACATCCAAAAGGAACTCATCAGGTATCAGAAACGACCCTAGCGTCTAAGTCTCCAGATGCTCGTCTCCAGTTTCTGCAAGAACGGCACAAGAAGGTGTTGACCTTAATCAAGCGTAAACGCACGGAACTGTCCAATTTAAAGGAACAGATTCAAGAAATTGCCCGATCGATGTTCTCTCACGGTCAACCCATTTACGAGCAGGCCGAAAAGCTCGATCGCGAAATTCACGAGTTATTCCAGGAAATTCTCACGAAGCGGAAACTTGGGAAAAAGAGCAAGTCGGAAATTCGCGAGGTTTACGAGATCCTGCAATTTAGCGGTCGCATCAGTCCTCAGTTTGATGAAGACGATGAGGAGTTTGCCCGCCAGGAAGAAGCCGAAGCCGAGCGATCGCATCCAGGTGGGGGTGACGGGCCGTTTTTTGATGACGACGAGGACGAGACGTCCCAGTGGGACAGCCATTCTCCTTTTGAGGGAGTCCAAACCCCCCGTCCATCACGGGATATGAGAAAACTGTTTTTGAAATTAGCCGATCGCTTTCACCCCGATAAAATTGCTGATCCGCAAAAACATCAGCACTATACCGAAATCATGAAAGAGGTCAACATTGCCTATAAAAGTGGTGATTTTGCCCGCTTGTTGGAAATCGAAAAACGTAGCGATGAGGAGTTAGAGATTGAAACCTCCGAGAATGACCGCGATCGCCAGTGCAAGCAACTCGAACAGGAAATCAGGATTCTCGAACAGCAATACGAACAATTAAAAGACCAAGTTCGCCAAGCCCGCAATACCCCCCAAGGGATGATGGTGAAAGAATATCGCAAAGCCCAACGGGAGGGAACCGATTTAGTCGAAGAATCCTTAGAAGAATTCGAGGCTGAACTCGAATCTCTAGAAGACTTGCGAAATTTCGTCAGACGTTTTCGCGATAAAAAGATGACCATCAAAGAGTTTTTGCAAGGTCCATCCTATTCCGAACAGGATATCATCGATGAACTCGCCAAACACGGAGTTTACATTCATTTTGATTGA
- the gyrA gene encoding DNA topoisomerase (ATP-hydrolyzing) subunit A gives MTIAEERIVPTDLGNEMSRSYLEYAMSVIVGRALPDARDGLKPVHRRILYAMHELGLYHDRPFRKCARVVGEVLGKYHPHGDTAVYDALVRMAQPFSMRSPLIEGHGNFGSVDNDPPAAMRYTESRLQRFSSLSLLQDIDSDTVDFADNFDGSQQEPIVLPARIPQLLVNGSSGIAVGMATNIPPHNLGELVDGLVALIESPDLTDQDLMEYIPGPDFPTGGQILGTSSIRDAYTSGRGSVTMRGVANIETLERRGAPDREAIIVTELPYQTNKAALIEKIADLVNDKKLEGISDIRDESDRDGMRIVIELKRDAYPRVVLNNLYKQTPIQNNFGANMLALVDGEPQLLTLSRFLNVFLDFRIETITRRTRYELRKAQERDHLLQGLLIALEHLDGVIRLIRQSPDSASAKTQLIQDYNLSDYQADAILQMQLRRLTALEADKIQQEHEALQETIADLEDILARRERILDIIKAELLELKEIFATPRRTEILRDEGDLDDTDLIANEQALILVTEQGYIKRMPVNTFEAQNRATRGKSGTKMKEDDGIAHFLTCCDHDHILFFSDRGVVYSVKAYQIPTGSRTSRGVPIVQLLPIPRDEKITSVVPISEFSDDEYLIMLTQGGNVKKTALSAFANIRANGLIAISLSEGDELRWVRLARAEDSIIIGSRSGMAIHFKADHEQLRPLGRATRGVKSMNLRDDDTLISMDVLPSSVVETLGDTDESEVDEAAEIDDNGNDSDEATSNGEGPWVLIVTTGGYGKRVPVSQFRLQRRAGKGTIATKFKSHLKEDSVVGLIVVNEDDELMMVTMRGIIIRQAASAITPQSRSATGIRVQRLDKDDAIAAVAIVPPAAEDTELDEGLSEE, from the coding sequence ATGACCATTGCCGAAGAACGGATCGTTCCAACGGATTTAGGGAACGAAATGTCTCGATCCTACCTCGAATACGCCATGAGCGTCATCGTGGGTCGAGCCTTACCCGATGCCCGAGATGGACTCAAACCCGTCCACCGCCGCATTCTCTATGCCATGCACGAATTGGGCCTGTACCACGATCGCCCCTTTCGTAAATGCGCCCGTGTGGTTGGGGAAGTCTTAGGGAAATATCACCCCCATGGAGATACCGCCGTCTATGATGCCCTGGTGCGCATGGCCCAACCCTTTTCCATGCGATCGCCCCTAATTGAAGGTCATGGTAATTTCGGCTCCGTGGACAACGATCCCCCGGCCGCCATGCGGTACACGGAAAGCCGCCTACAACGGTTCAGTAGCCTATCCCTGCTACAAGACATCGACTCTGATACCGTTGACTTCGCCGATAACTTCGACGGCTCCCAACAAGAACCCATCGTTCTTCCCGCGAGAATCCCCCAATTACTCGTCAACGGTTCCTCTGGAATTGCTGTAGGGATGGCCACCAACATTCCCCCCCATAACCTCGGGGAACTGGTTGATGGCCTCGTGGCCCTAATTGAGAGTCCCGATTTAACGGATCAGGACCTCATGGAATACATCCCCGGGCCCGACTTCCCCACCGGCGGTCAAATTCTTGGAACCAGTAGCATTCGCGATGCTTATACCAGCGGACGAGGCTCCGTCACCATGCGGGGTGTAGCCAATATCGAGACCCTAGAACGGCGTGGGGCCCCCGATCGCGAAGCCATCATTGTCACCGAACTCCCCTACCAAACCAACAAAGCGGCCCTAATCGAGAAAATCGCCGACTTAGTCAACGACAAAAAACTAGAAGGAATTTCCGACATTCGCGACGAGAGCGATCGCGACGGAATGCGGATTGTCATCGAACTGAAACGAGATGCCTACCCTCGCGTCGTTCTCAACAATCTCTACAAACAAACCCCGATCCAAAACAACTTTGGGGCCAATATGTTGGCCCTGGTGGACGGCGAACCGCAACTGCTAACTCTCAGTCGTTTTCTAAACGTCTTCCTAGACTTTCGCATCGAGACCATTACTCGCCGCACCCGCTACGAACTGCGTAAAGCCCAGGAACGCGATCACCTCTTACAAGGGTTACTCATCGCCCTTGAACATCTCGATGGCGTCATTCGTTTAATTCGCCAATCTCCCGACAGCGCCTCTGCTAAAACCCAACTGATCCAGGATTATAATCTCTCCGACTATCAAGCCGATGCCATTCTGCAAATGCAGTTGCGTCGTTTGACGGCCTTAGAAGCCGACAAAATCCAACAAGAACATGAGGCCCTGCAAGAAACCATCGCCGACTTAGAAGATATCCTAGCCCGGCGAGAGCGAATCTTAGACATTATCAAAGCCGAACTCCTCGAACTCAAAGAGATTTTCGCCACCCCTCGCCGCACCGAAATCCTCAGAGATGAAGGAGATCTCGACGACACCGACTTAATTGCCAACGAACAGGCCTTAATTCTGGTGACCGAACAGGGCTATATCAAACGGATGCCCGTTAATACCTTTGAGGCCCAAAATCGGGCCACCCGGGGTAAATCGGGAACGAAGATGAAAGAGGATGATGGCATTGCCCATTTCCTGACCTGTTGCGATCATGACCACATTCTCTTTTTCAGCGATCGCGGCGTGGTCTATAGCGTTAAAGCCTATCAAATTCCCACCGGTTCCCGGACCTCCCGAGGGGTTCCCATTGTGCAACTGTTGCCCATTCCTCGGGATGAAAAAATCACTTCCGTGGTTCCCATCAGTGAGTTTAGCGACGATGAATATCTAATCATGCTCACCCAGGGAGGTAACGTCAAGAAAACTGCCCTCTCCGCCTTTGCCAACATTCGCGCCAACGGCTTAATTGCCATCTCCTTGAGTGAGGGAGATGAATTACGTTGGGTGCGTCTAGCGCGGGCTGAAGATAGCATTATTATCGGGTCCCGTTCAGGTATGGCCATTCACTTCAAGGCGGACCACGAGCAACTGCGACCCCTGGGCCGGGCCACTCGTGGGGTGAAGTCTATGAACCTGCGGGATGACGATACCCTCATTAGTATGGATGTCCTACCCAGTAGCGTTGTCGAGACCTTAGGGGACACCGATGAGAGTGAGGTGGATGAGGCCGCTGAGATAGACGACAATGGCAACGACAGCGACGAGGCCACCTCCAATGGTGAAGGGCCTTGGGTGTTAATCGTTACCACAGGAGGCTACGGTAAACGAGTTCCCGTCTCCCAGTTCCGCCTACAACGCCGGGCCGGAAAAGGGACAATTGCCACCAAATTTAAGTCTCATCTCAAAGAAGACAGTGTGGTGGGGTTAATTGTTGTCAACGAAGACGATGAGTTAATGATGGTCACCATGCGGGGCATTATTATCCGCCAAGCCGCCAGCGCCATCACCCCACAATCTCGTTCAGCCACCGGGATTCGTGTGCAGCGCCTGGACAAAGACGATGCGATCGCCGCCGTGGCGATCGTTCCCCCAGCCGCCGAGGACACTGAGTTAGACGAAGGACTCAGCGAGGAGTAA